In a single window of the Callithrix jacchus isolate 240 chromosome 1, calJac240_pri, whole genome shotgun sequence genome:
- the TMEM215 gene encoding transmembrane protein 215 — protein MRPDDINPRTGLVVALVSVFLVFGFMFTVSGMKGETLGNIPLLAIGPAICLPGIAAIALARKTEGCTKWPENELLWVRKLPCFRKPRDKEVVELLRTPSDLESGKGSSDELAKKAGVRGKPPQQGQGEVSVASSITAPTPTEEGECQSLVQSGHQEETSRYLDGYCPSGSSLAYSALDVKCSAWDRSECPEPEDSIFFVPQDSIIVCSYKQNSPYDRYCCYINQIQGRWDHETIV, from the coding sequence ATGCGGCCTGATGACATTAACCCGAGGACTGGGCTGGTGGTGGCCCTGGTCAGTGTCTTCCTGGTCTTCGGTTTCATGTTCACCGTCTCTGGGATGAAAGGGGAGACTTTGGGAAACATCCCCCTCCTGGCCATCGGGCCGGCCATCTGCCTACCGGGCATCGCAGCCATTGCCCTGGCCAGGAAAACCGAGGGATGCACCAAGTGGCCGGAGAACGAGCTGCTGTGGGTCCGCAAGTTGCCCTGCTTCCGGAAACCCAGGGACAAGGAGGTGGTGGAGCTGCTGAGGACCCCTTCAGACCTGGAGTCCGGCAAGGGGAGCTCAGATGAGCTGGCTAAGAAGGCGGGCGTCAGGGGGAAGCCTCCCCAACAAGGCCAGGGTGAGGTGTCTGTGGCCAGCTCCATCACCGCCCCCACACCCACGGAGGAAGGAGAATGCCAGAGCCTGGTCCAGAGTGGGCATCAGGAGGAGACGTCCAGATACCTGGACGGCTACTGCCCCTCAGGGAGTTCCCTTGCCTACAGTGCCTTGGATGTCAAATGCTCAGCCTGGGACAGATCTGAGTGCCCTGAGCCTGAGGACAGCATCTTCTTTGTGCCCCAGGACAGTATCATCGTTTGCTCCTACAAGCAGAACAGCCCCTATGACAGATACTGTTGTTATATCAATCAGATACAAGGCAGGTGGGACCACGAGACCATCGTCTAA